CCTGAGAGTAAAATTATAATAGGCAGAATCATAAAAGCAGTAGTTAATTCATCTGTACCATAAGAACGAGCGCCATCGATTCCATAGTTACCCTGCCATTTATAATCTAAATACCAGCCTATGATTTGTTGGATCATTGCACCTCCAAGCATATTGAGCGTATTCACTACACCAAGTGCAAGACCTGAATCTTTAGCTGATGTATATTGTGCAGCACCTGCAAAGCATACCATTTCAGCACCACACAAAATACCAATCAAAGTTAGCAAGATAACCAATCCAGTGATTGATAAAAGATCAGTATAAAGCAAAATGATAAGGGCTAAAAATAACCCTATTGCAGAAACAAGAATACTTCCTTTTAAGACGTGCCATTTCAAACTTATCCAAGGCAACAAAAGACTTCCAATGGTTAATCCGCCATACATAGAAAGAGTAATTTGAGCTGCTTCTGCGCGTGCAAGAGAAAATTTTTGCATTAAAAAGGCAGTTCCCCAGAGATCTGCAATGACACAAAGCGGTGTGTAAACACTGATAGCAATAAGAGAGTAAAGGACTATTTCTCTTTTTTTTAATACTGCACCGATTCCTCTTGTTAAATCCATAAGAGAATTGCTTTTCACTCCTTCTCTATAGCGCCAGCTTGGTACAAAAATCATCACTATTAACAGTAAAAAGAGTCCCAAAACGACACATAGAAATAAACTATTCTTCCATCCAAATCCGTCAATCAATTTAACCAAGACTTTTCCAGAAAGTAACGCCCCTATTGTTCCTAGAGAAAGCGTTGCGCCCATGAGCAATCCTCGCATTTTTAAAGGCACATGATCTGATACTATTTTAAGAGCGCAGATAAATGCAGGTGCCGAACCAATCCCTATTAAAAACCGCGCAAATTGAAGCATCCATACATGTGTTGAAAAAGCAAAAAGTAACGTGCCCAAAAGACAGAGAAAAATTGAAAAGGCTATCACCTTCTTGACGCCAATTCGATCTAGGATAAATCCCAAAGGGACTTGCAAAAACGAATAAGCATAGAGGTAAATAGCTCCAAGAGACGAAAACTGTTCAGCCGTTAATTTAAAAATCTCTCGAAGTTCCACGACCATGATCCCTGGTGAAACCCTTAGAATATACTGATATAGATAGAACAAAGAGATGATAAACCAAGCAAGGTAGTATGTGGTACGTGTATTAGCATTAAGTTTTAGAGTTTTCATAAAAACAAATCCTACAATTCAAATAAACACTCTACCTTGAAAATTACGCATAGGACTCGATAGATAGAAAAAACCAGCCCTACGAGATTCTAGGTCGTGCTGATTTAATAAATAGTTTTTGTTGAATGAGATATAATTTCATGCTTAAGTAGTTATGGGATGTCTTGCACGAATTGTCAATGATTGTTCTACTATCTGTTAAAATCAATATTATTTTTTCTCTTTCTATTGACAAAATAACTTTTCATCACCATATATCATAAAGTTATTCCCCAGTTCTTCTCCCTCCTACCGAGCTTCTTTGCCTTTTTCTTTTACATTCAATTAATCCTATTTTCCCCCCTCTTAATTTTTATTTGTTTTTCCAATATTAAAATAAGGAGCACCTCCATGGCGAAAATTCTCTTGCCATTTATATGTATTTTATCTCTTGTTGTGTGTGCTAGCGAAGTTGATATATCAGTCCCTGGTTTTCCTGAAATGTCTCATTATTTCGGAGTAAATGATGGGACTATCCAACTTACGATAGCCTATAATTTTATTGGATTCTGTCTTGCTAGCCTTTTTTATGGGCCATTATCGGAAGCCTTTGGGCGCAGGCCAATAATGATCATTGGCAATACACTTTTATTGATAGGCTCAATTGCTTGCGTGATCTCTCCCAATATTCCATTTCTTTTATGTGCACGATTTGTGCAAGGAATCGGAGCAAGTACTTCGGCGGTACTTGTATTTGCAATTATTGCAGATGTCTACCAAGGGAAACAATCTATAAAAATCATCTCTATTATGAATGCAGTTTTAACGATTATTATAACTATAGCCCCAATCGTTGGAGGCTTTATCACTGAAATCGTTGGATGGCGTGGTAATTACGGTATCGTGGCGATTATTGCTTGTCTGTCTTGGGGAAGTATTATCTTAAAACTACCTGAAACGATAACATCTTGTAGAACCGTTATTTTGAAACCTGTCGTGAAAGATTACGTAAAGCTTTTCACCGATGGAAAATTTTTATGTGTTTCGATAATCCCAAGCATACTTTATGCCTGCTATCTGACTTTTATTACAGCGGCTCCATTTTTATACCAAGACACATTTAAGATGACTCTTAGACTTTATGTAGCACATCAAGGAATTATCGTATTTTCTTTTGCTATTATCAGCATTTTTGCTCCAAAGATTACATCAAATTTGGGTTCGCACTTTGTTACAATTTTGGGGTTATCCCTCACTTTTGTAGGAGGGTTAGCAATGTGGTTAAGTGTTTCTATTTCGGCAAACACTCCAAATTTCATCACATTCACAATGACTATTTTTTCAATAGGTTTTGCTCTGTGTTATCCAGTGATATTTTCTTCTTCACTTGAAATATTTCCAGAGATAAAAGGGACAGCCTCCTCTGCCATTATGTCCATGCGGGCGCTCATATGCTCAGCATTGATAAGCATTTCTGGATATTTTTATAATGATCATATTTTCAGTATTGGACTTTTAATTTTTATTGGAAGTTGCATAGGAGTTATCCTTTATGCAATATGGAAAAAATTTCTAAGACATTGACTAAAATTATTTTTTAAGTCTTTTTAAGAGAGCACCTCTTTCACAAAGGAACTAAAATGAATATTATTCAAAAATCACGTATCGTATTTTTAACCTTCATTTCTTTAATAACTTTCTCCTATGGCACTGCAACTGCCACGGAGGAATATTGGCAAGATGAAAGCACAAAAATAACCTTTGGCAAAGTGGTTGAAACTACTGGACAATTTAAAGCTGCCATGAAAGGAGAGCATCCAGAACAAG
The sequence above is drawn from the Candidatus Nucleicultrix amoebiphila FS5 genome and encodes:
- a CDS encoding MFS transporter, coding for MKTLKLNANTRTTYYLAWFIISLFYLYQYILRVSPGIMVVELREIFKLTAEQFSSLGAIYLYAYSFLQVPLGFILDRIGVKKVIAFSIFLCLLGTLLFAFSTHVWMLQFARFLIGIGSAPAFICALKIVSDHVPLKMRGLLMGATLSLGTIGALLSGKVLVKLIDGFGWKNSLFLCVVLGLFLLLIVMIFVPSWRYREGVKSNSLMDLTRGIGAVLKKREIVLYSLIAISVYTPLCVIADLWGTAFLMQKFSLARAEAAQITLSMYGGLTIGSLLLPWISLKWHVLKGSILVSAIGLFLALIILLYTDLLSITGLVILLTLIGILCGAEMVCFAGAAQYTSAKDSGLALGVVNTLNMLGGAMIQQIIGWYLDYKWQGNYGIDGARSYGTDELTTAFMILPIIILLSGLLTFKLPKTKKIKEDMEVKDASTYVHG
- a CDS encoding multidrug effflux MFS transporter, producing MAKILLPFICILSLVVCASEVDISVPGFPEMSHYFGVNDGTIQLTIAYNFIGFCLASLFYGPLSEAFGRRPIMIIGNTLLLIGSIACVISPNIPFLLCARFVQGIGASTSAVLVFAIIADVYQGKQSIKIISIMNAVLTIIITIAPIVGGFITEIVGWRGNYGIVAIIACLSWGSIILKLPETITSCRTVILKPVVKDYVKLFTDGKFLCVSIIPSILYACYLTFITAAPFLYQDTFKMTLRLYVAHQGIIVFSFAIISIFAPKITSNLGSHFVTILGLSLTFVGGLAMWLSVSISANTPNFITFTMTIFSIGFALCYPVIFSSSLEIFPEIKGTASSAIMSMRALICSALISISGYFYNDHIFSIGLLIFIGSCIGVILYAIWKKFLRH